Within Roseovarius nanhaiticus, the genomic segment TGCTGGACCTCATGAAGCTGGAAGTCATGGCGCCGGAGCGCCTGATCGACATCACCCGGCTCGACCTGAAGCGGATCGACGAGACGCCGGAGGGCGGTTTGCGCATCGGCGCGCTGGTCACCAACAGCGATCTGGCCGCGCATCCCGCCGTGCGGCGCGATCATCGCGTATTGTCGCGCGCCCTACTGGCCGGGGCATCGGGGCAGCTGCGCAACAAGGCGACGACGGGCGGCAACCTGTGCCAACGCACCCGCTGCTATTATTTCTACGACACCGACATGCCCTGCAACAAGCGTCAGCCCGGCTCTGGTTGCCAGGCGATTGGCGGCGCCACGCGCCTGCACGCAATCCTTGGCGCCAGCCCGCAGTGCATCGCCACCCATCCCAGCGATATGGCCGTCGCGCTACGCGCGCTCGGTGCCGAAATCGAAATCGAGGATACCGGGGGCGAAACCCGCCGCCTGCCCCTGCAAGAGTTCTACCGCCTGCCCGGTGACGCGCCCCAGCATGATAACACGCTTGCGCCCGGCGATCTGATCACAGCCGTGATCCTGCCCGCGCCGGTGCCCGGGGCGCGGCACGTCTATCGCAAGGTGCGCGACCGCGCGTCCTATGCATTCGCGCTGGTGTCGGTCGCTGCCGTGGCGCGCATGGACGAGGGCCGGATCGGGCATATCGCGCTGGCCTTCGGAGGGGTGGCGCATATGCCTTGGCGCGATGGCGCGGTCGAGGATTTGCTGGCAGGAGAGACGCCTTCCGATGCGCTTTTTGCCGAGGCGGCGGATTTGCTGCTGAAGGAGGCTCAAGGCCATGGTGGCAATGATTTCAAGATCCCGCTCACCCGCAGAACGCTGAAGGCGGTGCTGCGCGAGGTCTGCAGCGCGGAGGACGCGGCATGAACAAGACGGTCACGATGGACGCACCCGCAACCGAGCGGCGCCTGGATGACATGGTGCAAGGGCTGGTGGGCAAGCCGCTGGACCGGCCCGATGGTCCCCGCAAGGTGACCGGAACCGCGACCTATGCGCATGAATGGAATTTGGCCGGGCGCGCCTATGGCGTCTTTGTTCCCGCGCCCTTTGCCCGCGGTACGATCACCTCGCTGGATACTGAGGCGGTCGAGGCGATGGACGGCGTCTTGCGCGTCATCACTGATGCACGATTCCTGCGCAATCCGGCGCAGGGCACCGCGAATGAGGCGCCCATCCAAGGCTGGGATGATGTGCATTACATGGGCCAGCCCGTCGCGTTGGTCGTCGCCGAAAGTTTTGAAGCGGCGCGGCATGGCGCGCAAAACCTGTCGATGACATGGGAGGCGCGCGACGCGACTTTGGACCCAGATACGGCCCCAACCGATGCGGGCGAGGATTTCGCCCAAGGCGATCTGGACGCCGCGATGAAGAACGCCCATGCCAGCGTCGATGCCACCTACCGCACCCCCGGCCATAACAGCGCGGCGATGGAGCCGCATTGCTCGGCCGCGGTGTGGCACGGCGATGAGCTCACCCTTTATGGCAGCTATCAGATGGTGAATTTCAATGTAAACGAGCTGGCCGATGCGCTGGGGATTGACGCCGAAAAGGTGCATATGCGCGTGCCCTATGTGGGCGGCGGCTTTGGCTCGAAACTGGGCATCGCGCCCGAAGCGGTGGCCGCCGCCATCGCCGCCAAGGAATTGGACCGCCCCGTTGTGGTCGCGCTCAGCCGCCCGCAAGTGTTCGAGGCGACGATGCGCCGGTCGGAAACGCGCCAACGCCTGCGCCTTGCGGCGGATGCGGATGGCAGGCTGACCGGGATCGGACACGAGGCTCTGGTCTCGAACCTTACGGGCGAGGAATTCTCCGAGCCGGTGACGCAGTCCACCCATTTCCTCTATGCGGGCAAGCACCGCAAGCTGGCCATCGATATCGCGCGGCTGAACCGGACCTGCGCCGGATCGGTGCGCGCGCCGGGCGAAGCGGTGGGCATGCCCACGCTGGAAAACGCCATGGACGAGCTGGCCGAGAAACTGGGGATCGATCCCATCGAGCTGCGCAAGCGCAACCTGCCGGACTGCCACCCCGAAAGCGGGCTGCCATATTCGTCGCGCAAATATGCCGAGGCGATGGATGCCGGCGCCAAGGCG encodes:
- a CDS encoding FAD binding domain-containing protein, with the protein product MRPFDYERATDTQGAARAAEDGATIIAGGTNLLDLMKLEVMAPERLIDITRLDLKRIDETPEGGLRIGALVTNSDLAAHPAVRRDHRVLSRALLAGASGQLRNKATTGGNLCQRTRCYYFYDTDMPCNKRQPGSGCQAIGGATRLHAILGASPQCIATHPSDMAVALRALGAEIEIEDTGGETRRLPLQEFYRLPGDAPQHDNTLAPGDLITAVILPAPVPGARHVYRKVRDRASYAFALVSVAAVARMDEGRIGHIALAFGGVAHMPWRDGAVEDLLAGETPSDALFAEAADLLLKEAQGHGGNDFKIPLTRRTLKAVLREVCSAEDAA
- a CDS encoding xanthine dehydrogenase family protein molybdopterin-binding subunit; translation: MNKTVTMDAPATERRLDDMVQGLVGKPLDRPDGPRKVTGTATYAHEWNLAGRAYGVFVPAPFARGTITSLDTEAVEAMDGVLRVITDARFLRNPAQGTANEAPIQGWDDVHYMGQPVALVVAESFEAARHGAQNLSMTWEARDATLDPDTAPTDAGEDFAQGDLDAAMKNAHASVDATYRTPGHNSAAMEPHCSAAVWHGDELTLYGSYQMVNFNVNELADALGIDAEKVHMRVPYVGGGFGSKLGIAPEAVAAAIAAKELDRPVVVALSRPQVFEATMRRSETRQRLRLAADADGRLTGIGHEALVSNLTGEEFSEPVTQSTHFLYAGKHRKLAIDIARLNRTCAGSVRAPGEAVGMPTLENAMDELAEKLGIDPIELRKRNLPDCHPESGLPYSSRKYAEAMDAGAKAFGWDQRNRTPGARREGEWLIGHGMAGASRVNMIGPASARVTLDLDDAGQLRATVETDMTDIGTGTYAILSQIAGEMLGLPMDRVTARLGNSDHPSGSGSGGSIGASSTGSAVFLACEDLRAAICARLGCDEGELTLKDGTATAGNVRRALGDILDGEALSATGTVQPGDTASDVSQASYGAYFCEVAVNAVTGETRVRRMTGAFGAGRILNAKTATSQCYGGMTWGIGMALTEELIHDARDGHIVNADLAEYHVPVNLDVPQLDVILLDERDDWACPIQTKGIGELGFCGAAGAVLNAIYNATGVRVRHYPATLDKIIAELPEPD